The Imtechella halotolerans DNA window CCAGTCTTTTCAATACCGCCTGAGAATCGAATTTTATTGTATATTCTAAAAGCTTTTCGTAATCCAATTTATCTTTTGTACTGTAAATTGCTCTTGCTACTTCTACAATGCCCCCCGCGTAATCGGGTTTAAAAAGACAGTCTATGATTGTTTTTTCTAAATCAGAACAACTTACTTTATTGAAGCTATCAATCCATATTTTTTTTCCACCAAAAAAATGATTTTCATTGTGATAGATAAACTGAAATGTGATGTCTTTAATCTTTATTTCTGAAGGTCTTATTTGTTTTGCTACGACAATTTGTTCTTTTAGGGATGGTTGTGTTATTAGATTATGGATTTGTAAAGCTGAGTAATACCCAATATAATGTTTAGCATCTTTAACCAAATATTTTACTAACACGTGCCAATCGGGCATAAAGGTTTCTGGGTTTTCTTCATAAGGAATGATATAGTAAAGACCATC harbors:
- a CDS encoding type IV toxin-antitoxin system AbiEi family antitoxin domain-containing protein; the protein is MRHKYISTQSNELLSYFNDKGKICFDSKMALNVFSEAKESTVRQLLSDMTKRGLLMRIKDGLYYIIPYEENPETFMPDWHVLVKYLVKDAKHYIGYYSALQIHNLITQPSLKEQIVVAKQIRPSEIKIKDITFQFIYHNENHFFGGKKIWIDSFNKVSCSDLEKTIIDCLFKPDYAGGIVEVARAIYSTKDKLDYEKLLEYTIKFDSQAVLKRLGYILELFEIETEIIQELQKIKTASYIVLDTELPKTGKRNSRWSIQQNLDTETIKSAMFT